The DNA region TGCTTAATTACAACAAAATCAGAAATTGCAATTGGTGTTTTTGAAGCAGGATTAAATGAAAAAATTAAAAATATCTTAAAAAAACTGACTGGAATCCAATATAATATTTCTTTTGAATTAGAAAAAAATATTAATAAACAAGCATCTGTAATTAGTAAAATTGATACATTAACAGAAAACAATAACATTGCTTATTATGAAAATTATACTTTTGAAAATTTTGTTCGTGGAGATTCTAATCATGAAGCAATGCAAGCAGCTTTAGCAGTTGCTCTAGATCTTGGAAAAAAATGAAATCCATTATTCATATATGGAGACTCTGGACTAGGAAAAACACATTTATTACATGCAATTAAAAATAAGGTAAATGAAATTTATAAAACAAATAACCGAGTAAAATATTTAAAAGCTGATGAGTTTGGAAAAATTGCTATGGATATTTTAAATCAAGGACATGAAATTATTGAAGCTTTTAAAACATCTTATGATATTTACGACTGTTTATTAATTGATGACATACAATTATTAGCAAAACGCAATAAAACAAATGAATTATTTTTTCATATTTTTAACTCATATATTGAAAAAAATAAACAAATTGTAATTACTTCTGATAAATATCCTGATGATCTAGGTGGTTTTGAATCTAGAATTATTTCTCGTTTTTCATATGGTTTAAGTATTGGTTTAGATTCACCAGATTTTGAAACAGCTCTTAAAATATTAGAACAAAAACTAAAACATCAAAATAACTTAGGATTATTTTCAGAAGAATCACTAGAATTTATTGCTTTAAATTTTAACAGTGATGTTAGAAAGTTAGAAGGAGCAATTAAGCGATTATTATTTTTAGCTGTTATGAACAAAAAACCAAATGAAATTATTACATTAGCTGATGTTGAAAAAGCATTTAAAAATGCTCCTCTGCAAAATAACGAAAAAATTACCCCTAAAAAAATTAAACAAATTGTTGCTGATAATTATAATATTACTATCAAAGCAATGATGAGTAAATCACGAGTTAGTAATGTAATGCAAGCACGACAATTAGCAATGTATTTTTGTCGAACATTATTAGATGAACCATTTACAAGAATTGGAAATGAGTTTGGTGGTAAAGACCACACAACTGTTATGAATAGTGTTAAAAAAGTTGAAACACATATTAACACAAACAAAGAATTTAAACATTTAGTAAATGCAATTCGTAGAAAAATTGAAGGAAAATAACACAATGTTTTCCACACTTTTTTTTTAATAAAAAATAATATTATTTAAAACTTTATCAAGTTTTCCACATTATCTACATTATAATACTAATAAATAAAAAAACAATATTTTAACAATAGTATATAATTATTTATATATTACAAAATATACAAAAGAAAGGAGTAAAAAAAATGATTGTAAACATTAAAAGAGAAAAAATATTAGATGAATTATTGAAAGTAAGTCGAATAATTTCTCAAAAAACTTTAATTCCTTCATTACTAGGAATTTTAATTGAAGTTAAAAAAGACAAAATTACTTTTACTACTTCTGATGGTGACACATCAATTAAATCAGAAATTATGGGCACTGATTTA from Spiroplasma kunkelii CR2-3x includes:
- the dnaA gene encoding chromosomal replication initiator protein DnaA, with translation MNTKELWIEVKEILSRDESVSPEIYNYYISDTNLYTVSDNNCLITTKSEIAIGVFEAGLNEKIKNILKKLTGIQYNISFELEKNINKQASVISKIDTLTENNNIAYYENYTFENFVRGDSNHEAMQAALAVALDLGKKWNPLFIYGDSGLGKTHLLHAIKNKVNEIYKTNNRVKYLKADEFGKIAMDILNQGHEIIEAFKTSYDIYDCLLIDDIQLLAKRNKTNELFFHIFNSYIEKNKQIVITSDKYPDDLGGFESRIISRFSYGLSIGLDSPDFETALKILEQKLKHQNNLGLFSEESLEFIALNFNSDVRKLEGAIKRLLFLAVMNKKPNEIITLADVEKAFKNAPLQNNEKITPKKIKQIVADNYNITIKAMMSKSRVSNVMQARQLAMYFCRTLLDEPFTRIGNEFGGKDHTTVMNSVKKVETHINTNKEFKHLVNAIRRKIEGK